The region GCCGACCAGTGAGAAGTGCCGTACGTCCGGACGGTACAGGCCCTGTTCGGCGGCAGGGCCGAGGGTGCGGTCGCCGGGGCGGGGGGCGAGCGGGAGCGACTGGGTGCTGCCGGGGACGGCCGGCGCGGCGGCAGCGATGGGGGCCGCCATGGGGGCCGCTGTTACCGGTCGCGTCTCGGCGGGTCTCGCCGAGGTCGAGGCCGAAGCCGAAGCCGGGGTTGTGGGCAGGGTCAACGGAAGCGCCAGGGCTGTTGCACATGCGACGCCGATGGAAGAAGAAAGGTATCCACGCATGCCCCTGATCCTGGACATAGTCATACATACCTGTCCAACGATGAACTGACGGACAGTCCGGCGCGTTCACCCGAACCAGTGGCTCCGCGGGGCGGCCCGAGCCCACGGCCGCGCGCGCTCCTGCGTACTCTTGCGCGGGTGAACGCCACCGACCGCACCCCTGCCCACCTGCTGCGTTCCGCGCTCGCCGCGGACCCCGCGCGCCCCCTGGTGACCTTCTACGACGATGCCACGGGCGAACGTGTCGAATTGTCCGTGGCCACCTTCGCCAATTGGGTGGCCAAGACCGCGAATCTCCTCCAGGGCGAGCTGTCCGCCGAACCCGGTGACCGGGTCGCGCTGCTGCTGCCCGCGCACTGGCAGACGGCGGTGTGGCTGCTCGCGTGTTCGTCGGTGGGTGTCGTCGCCGACCTGGCGGGCGAACCCGGCGCCGCCGACATCGTCGTCAGCGGGCCCGACACGCTTGACGCGGCGCGCGCGTGTTCCGGCGAGCGGATCGCCCTCGCGCTGCGGCCGTTGGGCGGGCGGTTTCCGCAGGCCCCGGCCGGCTTCGCCGACTACGCGGTGGAGGTGCCGGGGCAGGGTGACCGGTTCGCGCCGTACGCGCCCGTCGATCCGGAGGCGCCCTCGCTGATCGTGGCCGGGGCGCAGTTCACGGGGGCGGAGGTCGTCGAACGGGCAGAGGCGGACGCGGTGGCGTTGGGGCTTACGGGTCCTGGGTCGCGGTTGCTGTCGGGGCTGGGGTACGACACGTGGGACGGGGTCAGCGCGGGGTTGTACTCGCCGCTCGCGACCGGGGGGTCCGTGGTGTTGTGCCGGCACCTTGAGCGGGCGGACGAGGGTGTGGTGGCCAAGCGGGTCGAGGACGAGCGCGTTACGGCTACGCGCCACGGATAGGGGGCCGTCTCCCCGACTGCGGGCCGGTGCGGGCCTGTCCCGCCCACGCGGCGGAGCCGCACAGGTCACAGCCTTGCGCCCCTAGGTGACCCCTAGGTGGTGTCCTCCCCGGCGGTAAGTCGTTCGGCCCAGCAGCGGGCGCCCTCGCCGCTCCGCCGGGACATGGTCGTAGGACACGTACACGCCATGGAGGGGTGGGCCAGTCGTGACCGACACCGTGCGCGTCCTCGGGCCGGGTACCGGTGCCACCCGGCTCGTGCGGCGGCGTTGGGTTCGGCGGGCCGTTCTCGGGGTCGGAGTCCTGTCCATCGTCACCGTCGGGGTCGGGGCCGGGGTCTATGCCAAGCTCGACGGGAACATCACCCCGGATCACGATGCCGCCGCGGAGCTCGCCCGGTACGAGAAGGAGCGGCCAACCTCGCTCGTGCGCGGGGCGCAGAACATCCTGCTGATCGGGTCCGACTCACGGGCCGGGGACGGGAACCGTGAGTACGGGCGGGACTCGGGGACCGCGCGGTCGGACACGACGATCCTCTTGCATCTGGCCGCCGACCGCCGCAGCGCCACCGCCATGTCCCTGCCGCGCGATCTGATGGTGGACGTGCCGAGTTGCCTGCGGCCGGACGGGAGTCGCGGCAGGCCGGTGTCCACGATGTTCAACCAGGCCTTCCAGCAGGGGGGTTCGGCCTGCACGATCCGTACCGTCGAAAAGCTGACGGACATCCGGATCGACCATCACATCGTGGTCGACTTCCACGGCTTCAAGGACATGGTCGACGCCGTCGACGGGGTCGAGGTGTGTCTGGCGAAACCGGTCGACGACCGGGAGGCCAGGCTGCGGCTGCCCGCCGGGAAGGTGACTCTCGACGGCGAACAGGCGCTCGGGTACGTGCGGGCGCGCAAGTCCCTCGGCAACGGGAGCGACACCGGGCGGATGGACCGGCAGCAGCGGTTTCTGGGGGCGCTCGTCAACAAGGTGCGGAGCGATGACGTCCTGCTGAACCCGGTGAAGCTCTATCCGGTCCTCGACGCCGCGACGTCGTCACTCACGACGGACCCCGCTCTGGCCAGTCTGCGTGGTTTGTATCAATTGGTGCGCGGTATGCGCGACATTCCTACCGAACATATGCAGTTCTTGACCGTTCCGCGCGAGTCGTATGTCCACGACGCCAATCGCGACCAGCTGATCGAGCCGGCCGCCGGGCGGTTGTTCAAGCGGCTGCGGACGGATTCTCCGGTCGCCGTCAGGGCGGAGAAGCCGGTTCGGGGCGACGCCTCCACCCCGTCTCCCGAACACACCCGCGTACCCGTTTTTCGCGGGACCACGGCCGCCCAGGACCTCTGCGGGTAAAGCGCTTGCCAAGTCGACGAACCTTAGTTCAAGAAAATGGGCGGATTGCCCAGTTGTAGGGACGTGGAATTTGTCACCGCCGTCACTTGACGCCCAACTGGACGGATAGTGTGAGCGATCCGGTGCGTCAGGACACGTGTCGTGTGCACACCGGCAGACCGAGACCCGAGCGCCTTTGGAGGGGGAAAGGCGCCGCGTGGCCCCGACGGAGGATGCAGACAACCGTGGACGCGCAAGGCCGTGGGCAGGCGGGCGACATCGACCCCGCAGACCAGTGGGTGCTCAACCCGAGCACCGGCGAATACGAACTGCGACTGACTCCCTCCGCACCGCAATCAGCGGTCCCGGGACCTCGTCGAGCCGCACCCGCCAACGCGGGTACGGGACGCGGGCGTTCGGCGGCACCGGAGCGGGAGCAGGACCGAGAGACGCACGGGGTGCCCGGGACACCCGGGCAGGTACCGCCGCCGAGACGGCGTCGCGGTGTGCCCGAGGAGGATCCGCTGCCCGGGCGGCGCCGTTCGCGTGCCCCGCAGAAGAAGAAGTCGAAGGCCAAGAAGGTGCTGCTCTGGACGGGCGGGACCATGGCCTTCGTCCTTGTTGCCGCCGCGACGGGCGGCTACCTCTACCTCAAGCACCTTGAGGGCAACGTCCAGACGACGGACGTCGGTACGGCGGGCAAGTCCGGCTTCAGCAAGGACGAGGCCTTCAACATCCTCATCATCGGCACGGACAAGCGCACCGGTGCGGGCAACGAGAAGTACGGCGACGCGGGCAGCGTCGGGCACGCGGACACGACGATCCTGCTGCACGTCTCCAAGGACCGGACGAACGCGACCGCGCTGAGCATTCCGCGTGACCTGATCGTCGACGTCCCGGACTGTCCGACGATCCAGAAGGACGGGTCCGAGAAGATCATCGCGGGCACGCAGGACGTCCGCTTCAACACCAGCCTCGGGCAGGACGAGCGCGACCCCGGCTGCACCATGCGCACGGTGAAGGAGGTCACGGGTATCTCGCCGGACCACTTCATGATGGCCGACTTCAACGCGGTGAAGACGCTGACAACGGCGGTGGGCGGGGTCGAGGTCTGTGTCACCAAGGCCGTCAACGACAAGCAGTCGAAGCTGAAGCTGCCGGCCGGCAAGTCGACGGTCGAAGGGGAGCAGGCGCTCGCCTTCGTCCGTACGCGGCACAGCTTCGGCAACCAGGGCGACCTGGACCGGATCAAGGTGCAGCAGCAGTTCCTCGGCTCGCTGATGCGCAAGATGTCCTCCAGCGACACCCTGACCGACCCGGGCAAGCTGCTGAAGCTCGCGGAGGCGGCCACCAAGGCGCTGACCGTGGACACCGGTCTCGGTAAGGTCTCCACGCTCAAGGACGTGGCCCTGGAGCTGAAGAAGGTGCCGCCGAAGAACATCACCTTCACGACCGTGCCGGTGCGCGACAACCCGGCGGAGAAAGTCCGAGCGACGGTTGTCGTCGACCAGGTCTCGGGTCCCGAGGTGTTCAACGCGATCGCCAACGACGTGTCGTTCACCGCGGTCAAGCAGCAGAAGGCGAAGGAGGCGGCTGCCGTCGCCGCCCGTCTCAAGGGCACCAAGTCCGCCGCCTCCGAGGTGCGGGTGCGGATCATGAACGGCGGTGCCGTCGGCGGCTCCGCACAGGCGACTCTCACCTACCTGCAGAATGATGAGGACGTGACCAAGTCCGAGAACGCGGGCAACGCTCCGACGGAGCTCGCGAAGACAACGCTGGAGTACGCGCCCGACCAGGCCGACCAGGCCCGGCGGCTGGCCGCCATCATGGGGCTGTCCGGTGCGGCGCTGAAGCCCGGCAAGAGTGTGACGAACGCCCAGGGGCTGCCCACCATGACGCTGACTCTGGGCAAGGACTTCAAGGGGGCCGGCGTCTCGCTCACCGCGCCGGCGAAGGCACCAACTGTGGACAAGTCCACTGCGGACAAGGCGCAGTGCGCCAGCTGAGCACACCGATCGACTAGTGGGCGTCTGCGCCAGATGTTTTTGGTGCGCCGGTTGACCTGACAGGCCTGCCTCGCGTCTTACGGGACGCGAGGCAGGCCTGTTCGACGGCGGCGCAAGGGTGGGGAGGCAGGGAATGACACAGAGCAGTGTGCACGGGGAGGGGACGCGACCAGGCGTCCGGCCTGCTCGGGTTCCGGGGCAGCGAGACGGATCGCACGAGCAGGAGGGCGACTCCGGCGACGGCGACAGCGGTGGCGGCAGCAGCAACGGTGGCGGTGGTTCGGCGGGAAGACAGCGGCGGCCGGGCAAGCGCAAGGTGCTGCGCTGGTCAGCGGCCACCCTCTCGGTGCTGATACTCGGCACGGCCGGGGTCGGATACCTGTACTACGAGCACCTGAACAGCAACATCCAGAAGGGCAAGCGCAGCAGCGGCGACTCGAAAGCGGCGAAGGGCGAACCGAACGCGGCCGGGCAGACTCCGCTGAACATCCTGCTGATCGGCTCGGACAGCCGTAACTCCGACGCCAACGTGTCCCTGGGCGGTGACAGGGACAACCGCGGCAACCCGCCGCTGGGCGATGTCCAGATGCTGGTCCACGTCTCCGCCGACCGCAAGAGCGCGTCCGTGGTGAGCATTCCGCGTGACACCCGCGTCGACATACCCAAGTGCACGGACCCCGACACCGGTGAGAAGTTCGCGGCGACCAACGCGATCATCAACACCTCGCTGGCCCGGGGCGGCGCCGGCTGCACGCTGGCCACCTGGCAGAACCTCACCGGGGTCTACATCGACCACTGGATGACGATCGACTTCGCGGGCGTGGTGAAGATGGCCGACGCCATCGGCGGCGTCGAGGTCTGTGTGAAGCAGAACGTGTGGGACCGCCCGCTGCCCGATGCCTCCGGCGGCTCCGGGCTCAAGCTCACGGCCGGCAAGCACAAGGTCCAGGGCAAGCAGGCGTTGCAGTGGCTGCGTACCCGGCACGCCTTCTACAGCGACCTGGGGCGCGCGAAGGCCCAGCACATGTACATGAACTCGATGATCCGCACGCTGAAGGCGCAGAACGTCTTCACGGACGCCGGGCGGCTGACCGGTCTTGCCGAGGCGGCCACGAAGTCCCTGACGGTGTCCGAGGAACTGGGCACGGTCAAGGAGCTGTACGACCTGGGCATGCAGCTCAAGTCGGTGCCGACCGACCGCATCACGATGACGACGATGCCGACCGTCGAGGACCCCCAGGACCGCAACCATCTCGTGGCGGCCGACGCGGACGCCGAGCAGATGTGGACGATGCTTCGCGACGACATCGCGTTCGACGGCAAGGGCGGCGCGGCGGCGACGAAGGCTCCGACGGCCGCCGCCTCGGCGACGGTTCCGACGGACCCGGCGGCCGCCCCCGGCCAGATCGGTGTGCTCGTGCAGAACGGCACCCGGACAGCCACACTCGCCGCGGTCGGCCACCGCGCGGCCGCGATCAGCGGGGTCCTGTCGGGCAAGGGATTCACGAACGCGGCGGCGGACACGTCCGGTTCGCTGTCCGTGGAGAAGACGGTCGTGCGTTACCCGAGCGCCGATCTGGCGGGCGACGCCCAGCTGGTCGCCAAGTCCCTGGGAATTCCGGCGAGTTCGGTGAAGAAGTCGACGGACGTCTCCGGTGTGACGGTGATGGTGGGCGCCGACTGGCGTGAGGGCGAGGCGTATCCGAAGCAGGCGGCTCCGAAGGCCGGCCAACTGCCCGCCACCGCCGACAAGGTGGTCGGTTCGGACACCGGCGCGTGCATGGACGTCTACTCGCCCTACCGCTGGTAGAGGCGGCACGCATATGGGTGGGGGCCTGCCGTCAGTGACTGACGGCAGGCCCCCACCCATATGTGTTCAGGCCGCGTTCGCGCCGTCCAGCACCGCCGGCCGACGGGCCGCGATCACCTTCCTGGCAAGCGACTTGGGGCTCGTCAGGAAGCCCCAGCCCCAGCACATGTGCATGGTGGCGAGGGCGACGGGGATCTGCAGCCGGGCCTTCAGGGAGAGTCCCTTGCCGGCCGGGACCGAGCCCGCCGCGATCGCCGCGAGGTAGCCGCCGGGCACCAGGAAGGCCCATGGGGTGAGTACGGCGCCCAGCAGCACACCCGCCGCTATCGCGAGCACGGCGGTGGGCGGGGCGAGGTAGCGCAGGTTGATGGAACCCTCGTGGTAGCGGGCCACGACATGGCGCCAACGGCCGTAGTCCTTGTACTGCTTGGCCAGCGCGCGCACGGAGGGCCTCGGCCGGTACGACACCCGCAGCTCGGGTGAGAACCAGATGAGGCCGCCCGCCTCGCGGATCCGGAAGTTCAGCTCCCAGTCCTGGGCGCGGATGAACTCCACGTTGTAGCCGCCCTGTTGCTCCAGAGCGGCGCGCCGGAAGACTCCGAGGTACACGGTCTCGGCGGGTCCGGCCGTGCCTCCCGTGTGGAAGGCGGCGTTGCCGACCCCGATCTTCGAGGTCATCGCGGCGGCCACCGCGTGCTCCCAGTCGTTCTCGCCCTCGGCGTGCATGATCCCGCCGACGTTCTGCGCGCCGGTCTCGTCGAGGAGACGTACGGCCGCCGCGATGTAGTCGGGCGAGAGCATGCCGTGTCCGTCGACGCGTACGACGACGGGGTGGCGGGAGGCCTTGATCGCGGCGTTCAGCGCGGCGGGCGTACGGCCGGTCGGGTTGGGGACCGTGTGGACGCGCTTGCTCGTGCCGGCCGTCTCCCGTACCAGCTCGGCGGCGATCTCGTCCGTGCGGTCCGTGGACGGACCGAGGGCGATGACGACCTCCATCTCGCCGGCGTACTCCTGGGCGAGGATCGCTTGGACGGCTCCGCGCAGATGCCGCTCCTCGTCGAGGACGGGCATGATCACGGACACGGCGGGCAGCTGCACGTCGGGCTTGGCGTTCATAGGGGGCTCACGTTACCGCGAACGGGGGACACCGACGCGCGCCGCCCGCTTGCCGAACCGGTCCGCAGATCGTATGGGCCTACGGTGCTCACGGATCCCACGTTCGGCCCTCTCCTCTCCCCCTCGCTCCTCCCCTCGCTCTCCCCTTCCCTCCCCCCGGCCAGCCTTCGCGGAGGTGTCCCCCCATGCCCGTCTCCCCCGCATCCCCCCGCTCCCCCGGTTCCCCGCAGCGCCGGCCACGGCCGTCGTCCGGGCGTCCGCGTCCCCCCGTACGGCGCAAGAAGCCCCGTTGGGCCATGCGGGCGGTGACGACGCTGTCCGTCGTGGTGCTCGCCGCGGCCGGGATCGGGCACGCGGTGGTCACCAGCCTCGACGCCGGCATCGCCCGGGTCGACCCCTTCAAGGACATGAAGAACCGTCCGCAGGCCGGCCACGGTATGAACGTGCTGCTGGTCGGCACGGACAGCCGGGAGAAGATCAGCGAGGCCGAGCGGCGGAAGTACCGGCTCGGCGGGGCGCCATGCCACTGCACCGACACGATGATGATCGCGCACATCTCGGAGGGCCGGGAGCGCGCGAGCGTGGTCAGCCTGCCGCGCGACTCGTACGCCGTGACGCCCCCGCACATCGACCGGACCACCGGGCGACGGCACGGTGGACATGTCATTAAGCTGAACGCGGCGTACGCGGAGGGCGGCCCGAACCTCACCGTGCAGACGGTGGAGAGCATGACGCACGTGAAGATCGACCACTACCTGGAGATCGACTTCACCAGCTTCATGAAGACGGTCGATGTGCTCGGCGGCGTGGAGATCTGTACGCCGCGACCGCTGCGGGACTCCTACACGGGGCTGGACCTGACCGCAGGGAAGCACGAGCTGAACGGCGGGGAGGCCCTGCAGTACGTCCGTTCACGGCACGCCGACGGGTCCTCCGACCTGGGGCGCATGCAGCGTCAGCAGCGCTTCATGGCGGCGCTGATCGCACAGTCCACGTCGTCCGGGGTGCTGATGAATCCGATGAAGTTCCGGGACGTCACACGGGCGGTGCTCGGGTCGGTGCGGGCGGACAAGGGGTTCGGCACGGGTGAGCTGCTGGACCTCGGGCGGGCCATGCGGGACTTCTCCCCTTCGTCGTCCGAGTTCACGACCGTGCCGATCGGGCGGATGGGGTTCGTCGTCAAGGGCATCGGTTCGACACTGAAGTGGGACGAGGCGAAGGCGGGCCTGCTGTTCCGGGCCCTGCGCGAGGACGAGCCGCTGGCGGTACGCAAGGGCGGGGGCGGCGGCGGTAAGAAGGGTGCGCCGATGCGGGTCGAGGTGGCGCCGCAGCAGATTCGCGTGCAGGTCGAGAACGGGACGCTCACGGCGGGGCTGGGCCGGAAGGTGGACCGGGAGCTTGCCGCGACCGGATTCCGGACGACCCGGGTGCCGGTGAACGCGCGGGAGCGGGGGGCGGCGACGCGGACGGTGATCGCGTACGACCCCCGGTGGGACCGGTCCGCGAAGTCGCTGGCGGCGGCGCTGCCGGGGAGTTCGTTGCGGGTGGTGCGGGGGCAGGGGGCGCTGCTGAAGGTGACTGTCGGGGCCGATTACCGGGGGGTGCGGAAGGTTCGGGTCGGGGAGTTCGGGGCGAGTACGGGGGATGAGGTGGGGTGTCGGTGAGTTGGGTGGGTCGGTGCGGTTCACGTCGTGTTTCCCACCCGCCCACCCGTTTGCGGTCCGTTGATCGGCGAGGCCGTGGGCGATTTGTGTCAGCTTGGCAACAGCACTGTTCCTAATTTCCCTCGACCCTTGTAAAGGGCACAGTCGGGCACTGCACACTGGTCGGCATGAACGATTGGCCCGACGCGTGGTCCGACGACAACCGCAACAACCGGCACGGACGCGGCAGCGCGAACGCACAGCCCGAGGGTGCGCGCGTGATGCGGCAGGTCCAGCGCGGCCAAGGCGGCCAGTACGGGCAGAATCCGAGCGCCCCGCCGTACGGCGGGGCGGTCCCGCAGCAGCAGCCGTACGGCGGCGATCAGGGTCAGGCCCCGTACGGAAACGGAAGCGGGGACGGCTATGACAGCGGATATAACACCGGCCAGGTCTACGGCGGCGCCCCGGGCGGCGGCGGACCTGGCGGTGGGCCGGGCGGGCCCGGTTCGATGAGTGGCCCCCGCTCCGCCCCGGACTGGCGCAAGCGCATCAAGTGGACCGCGATCACCGTGGTCACGGCGCTGGTCGTGGTGACCGTCGGTACGTACTTCTGGGCCGACGGCAAGCTGAACCGTCAGGTCGACCTGTCCAAGGTCATCGACCGGCCGGACGGCGGCAAGGGCACCAACTATCTGATCGTCGGCTCCGACAGCCGTGCGGGTATGTCGGCCGAGGAGAAGAAGGCGCTCCACACCGGGTCCGCCGAAGGCAAGCGCACGGACTCGATGATGATCCTGCACACCGGCGACAACGGCCCGACGCTGGTCTCCCTCCCTCGTGACTCGGACGTCGAGATCCCCACGTTCGTGGGCTCCGAGTCCGGCAAGACGTACAAGGGCACCGGCAAGCACACCAAGCTGAACGCGGCGTACGCGACGGACGGGCCCGAACTCCTCGTCCGTACGGTCGAGTTCAACACCGGTCTGCGCATCGACCACTACGTGGAGATCGGCTTCGCCGGCTTCGCGAACATCGTGGACGCGGTCGGCGGCGTGGAGCTGACCATCCCCAAGGGCGGGATGAAGGACAAGAAGTCCGGCGCGAACTTCACGGCGGGCAAGCAGACCCTCAACGGCGAGCAGGCCCTGGCCTTCGTCCGTACCCGGTACGCCCTCGCGGGCAGCGACCTCGACCGTACGAAGAACCAGCAGAAGTTCCTGGCGGCGCTGGCGAGCCAGACCGCGACGCCGGGCACGATCCTCAACCCGTTCAAGCTGTACCCGACCATGAGCGCGGGCCTCGACACCCTGATCGTCGACAAGGACATGGGTCTGTTCGACCTGGGCGACATGTTCTGGGCGATGAAGGGCGTCACGGGCGGCGACGGCAAGTCCATGAACATGCCGATCTCAGGCTCGACCGGCAGCAACCTCGTCTGGGACAAGACGAAGATGAAGACCCTGGTGAACGAACTGAAGAACGACGAGACGGTGACTGTCTCGGGCAACTGAGCCGCGCTCCGCAGGTCCGGCTCCGTAACGGGGCCGGACCTTCGTCGTTCTCCGGTCATCTCCGCCCCGCCCTCAGCCTGCCGCGCACAGGGCCTTGTCCCTCATCTCGAACCAGAGCAGTTTTCCGGTGCCCCGGTCCAGCGGCCCGTCGCCGAGCCCCCATCCGCCCCACGAATCGGCGTACTCCTGTACGAGGAACAGCCCTCTCCCACCGAGGGCACCGCCCTGAGCGAGCGGGACACGATCACCAGGAGGTTCGGCGAAGGGAGCCGGGATGTACGGGTGACTGTCCCAGACACCGACACGCAGCCGTCCGTCCGCGAGAGCGGTGAGACGGAGGGAGGCAGGGCCGCCGGTGTGCAGGTAGGCGTTGGTCACCAGCTCCGAGGCCAGCAGCTCGACGGCGTCGAGGATCTCGGGGCGGCCGTGACTCTCCAGCACCGACCGTACGGTCATGCGTGCGACGCGTGCGGCTCTGGGGTCATGGGGCAGCCGGAGTGCGTACGTCCAGGTGTGGGGCGGGGATACGGTGCCCATGAAAACCTCCTGCGGGAAGGGGGAATGGTTGCGAGCTTGCCCAACCGT is a window of Streptomyces sp. B21-083 DNA encoding:
- a CDS encoding LCP family protein translates to MNDWPDAWSDDNRNNRHGRGSANAQPEGARVMRQVQRGQGGQYGQNPSAPPYGGAVPQQQPYGGDQGQAPYGNGSGDGYDSGYNTGQVYGGAPGGGGPGGGPGGPGSMSGPRSAPDWRKRIKWTAITVVTALVVVTVGTYFWADGKLNRQVDLSKVIDRPDGGKGTNYLIVGSDSRAGMSAEEKKALHTGSAEGKRTDSMMILHTGDNGPTLVSLPRDSDVEIPTFVGSESGKTYKGTGKHTKLNAAYATDGPELLVRTVEFNTGLRIDHYVEIGFAGFANIVDAVGGVELTIPKGGMKDKKSGANFTAGKQTLNGEQALAFVRTRYALAGSDLDRTKNQQKFLAALASQTATPGTILNPFKLYPTMSAGLDTLIVDKDMGLFDLGDMFWAMKGVTGGDGKSMNMPISGSTGSNLVWDKTKMKTLVNELKNDETVTVSGN
- a CDS encoding TIGR03089 family protein → MNATDRTPAHLLRSALAADPARPLVTFYDDATGERVELSVATFANWVAKTANLLQGELSAEPGDRVALLLPAHWQTAVWLLACSSVGVVADLAGEPGAADIVVSGPDTLDAARACSGERIALALRPLGGRFPQAPAGFADYAVEVPGQGDRFAPYAPVDPEAPSLIVAGAQFTGAEVVERAEADAVALGLTGPGSRLLSGLGYDTWDGVSAGLYSPLATGGSVVLCRHLERADEGVVAKRVEDERVTATRHG
- a CDS encoding glycosyltransferase family 2 protein → MNAKPDVQLPAVSVIMPVLDEERHLRGAVQAILAQEYAGEMEVVIALGPSTDRTDEIAAELVRETAGTSKRVHTVPNPTGRTPAALNAAIKASRHPVVVRVDGHGMLSPDYIAAAVRLLDETGAQNVGGIMHAEGENDWEHAVAAAMTSKIGVGNAAFHTGGTAGPAETVYLGVFRRAALEQQGGYNVEFIRAQDWELNFRIREAGGLIWFSPELRVSYRPRPSVRALAKQYKDYGRWRHVVARYHEGSINLRYLAPPTAVLAIAAGVLLGAVLTPWAFLVPGGYLAAIAAGSVPAGKGLSLKARLQIPVALATMHMCWGWGFLTSPKSLARKVIAARRPAVLDGANAA
- a CDS encoding ATP-binding protein, encoding MGTVSPPHTWTYALRLPHDPRAARVARMTVRSVLESHGRPEILDAVELLASELVTNAYLHTGGPASLRLTALADGRLRVGVWDSHPYIPAPFAEPPGDRVPLAQGGALGGRGLFLVQEYADSWGGWGLGDGPLDRGTGKLLWFEMRDKALCAAG
- a CDS encoding LCP family protein, whose product is MTDTVRVLGPGTGATRLVRRRWVRRAVLGVGVLSIVTVGVGAGVYAKLDGNITPDHDAAAELARYEKERPTSLVRGAQNILLIGSDSRAGDGNREYGRDSGTARSDTTILLHLAADRRSATAMSLPRDLMVDVPSCLRPDGSRGRPVSTMFNQAFQQGGSACTIRTVEKLTDIRIDHHIVVDFHGFKDMVDAVDGVEVCLAKPVDDREARLRLPAGKVTLDGEQALGYVRARKSLGNGSDTGRMDRQQRFLGALVNKVRSDDVLLNPVKLYPVLDAATSSLTTDPALASLRGLYQLVRGMRDIPTEHMQFLTVPRESYVHDANRDQLIEPAAGRLFKRLRTDSPVAVRAEKPVRGDASTPSPEHTRVPVFRGTTAAQDLCG
- a CDS encoding LCP family protein; this encodes MTQSSVHGEGTRPGVRPARVPGQRDGSHEQEGDSGDGDSGGGSSNGGGGSAGRQRRPGKRKVLRWSAATLSVLILGTAGVGYLYYEHLNSNIQKGKRSSGDSKAAKGEPNAAGQTPLNILLIGSDSRNSDANVSLGGDRDNRGNPPLGDVQMLVHVSADRKSASVVSIPRDTRVDIPKCTDPDTGEKFAATNAIINTSLARGGAGCTLATWQNLTGVYIDHWMTIDFAGVVKMADAIGGVEVCVKQNVWDRPLPDASGGSGLKLTAGKHKVQGKQALQWLRTRHAFYSDLGRAKAQHMYMNSMIRTLKAQNVFTDAGRLTGLAEAATKSLTVSEELGTVKELYDLGMQLKSVPTDRITMTTMPTVEDPQDRNHLVAADADAEQMWTMLRDDIAFDGKGGAAATKAPTAAASATVPTDPAAAPGQIGVLVQNGTRTATLAAVGHRAAAISGVLSGKGFTNAAADTSGSLSVEKTVVRYPSADLAGDAQLVAKSLGIPASSVKKSTDVSGVTVMVGADWREGEAYPKQAAPKAGQLPATADKVVGSDTGACMDVYSPYRW
- a CDS encoding LCP family protein, which produces MDAQGRGQAGDIDPADQWVLNPSTGEYELRLTPSAPQSAVPGPRRAAPANAGTGRGRSAAPEREQDRETHGVPGTPGQVPPPRRRRGVPEEDPLPGRRRSRAPQKKKSKAKKVLLWTGGTMAFVLVAAATGGYLYLKHLEGNVQTTDVGTAGKSGFSKDEAFNILIIGTDKRTGAGNEKYGDAGSVGHADTTILLHVSKDRTNATALSIPRDLIVDVPDCPTIQKDGSEKIIAGTQDVRFNTSLGQDERDPGCTMRTVKEVTGISPDHFMMADFNAVKTLTTAVGGVEVCVTKAVNDKQSKLKLPAGKSTVEGEQALAFVRTRHSFGNQGDLDRIKVQQQFLGSLMRKMSSSDTLTDPGKLLKLAEAATKALTVDTGLGKVSTLKDVALELKKVPPKNITFTTVPVRDNPAEKVRATVVVDQVSGPEVFNAIANDVSFTAVKQQKAKEAAAVAARLKGTKSAASEVRVRIMNGGAVGGSAQATLTYLQNDEDVTKSENAGNAPTELAKTTLEYAPDQADQARRLAAIMGLSGAALKPGKSVTNAQGLPTMTLTLGKDFKGAGVSLTAPAKAPTVDKSTADKAQCAS
- a CDS encoding LCP family protein, yielding MPVSPASPRSPGSPQRRPRPSSGRPRPPVRRKKPRWAMRAVTTLSVVVLAAAGIGHAVVTSLDAGIARVDPFKDMKNRPQAGHGMNVLLVGTDSREKISEAERRKYRLGGAPCHCTDTMMIAHISEGRERASVVSLPRDSYAVTPPHIDRTTGRRHGGHVIKLNAAYAEGGPNLTVQTVESMTHVKIDHYLEIDFTSFMKTVDVLGGVEICTPRPLRDSYTGLDLTAGKHELNGGEALQYVRSRHADGSSDLGRMQRQQRFMAALIAQSTSSGVLMNPMKFRDVTRAVLGSVRADKGFGTGELLDLGRAMRDFSPSSSEFTTVPIGRMGFVVKGIGSTLKWDEAKAGLLFRALREDEPLAVRKGGGGGGKKGAPMRVEVAPQQIRVQVENGTLTAGLGRKVDRELAATGFRTTRVPVNARERGAATRTVIAYDPRWDRSAKSLAAALPGSSLRVVRGQGALLKVTVGADYRGVRKVRVGEFGASTGDEVGCR